In Vagococcus luciliae, one genomic interval encodes:
- a CDS encoding DUF1002 domain-containing protein, whose translation MNKFKKILLGLTLLSTVGLSTQVSAAEKAKDEGWDIPNIALGNGLTDSEKQQTRDILTKDLNKVSTLSGTNTTNINEYIVDGNDLVKYVTDVPEFTSSSKAYSSALIARTKSGSGVTVDIVTPDKITARTEAMYRSAAITSGVYDAYIRIASVRPMDGSGALAGIYKIYDEVDPATDQTAQKERDEKREVAQDQMQVVSEIDKQNQDNKDYSSENLLVMLADIQMELQKINKKLSEMSDEQKKQEVTNVVDEQIEKNGLKEAITPELKTQVVNNMVNFTNTSAITDTELTSQLSGFKDDLVKNGKEFKDSLLSEENVEKAKGFWQKIKDFFSNLFKS comes from the coding sequence ATGAATAAATTTAAAAAGATTTTACTAGGTCTTACACTACTTTCAACAGTTGGATTAAGTACGCAAGTTTCGGCAGCAGAAAAAGCGAAAGATGAAGGATGGGATATACCAAATATTGCATTAGGAAATGGATTAACTGATTCAGAAAAGCAACAAACACGTGATATTTTGACTAAAGACTTAAATAAAGTATCCACATTAAGTGGAACGAACACCACTAATATTAATGAATATATTGTAGATGGTAATGATTTAGTAAAATATGTGACCGATGTTCCTGAGTTTACTAGTTCTTCAAAAGCTTATTCAAGTGCTTTAATTGCCCGTACGAAAAGTGGGTCAGGTGTTACCGTGGATATTGTGACACCAGATAAAATTACAGCAAGAACTGAAGCAATGTATCGTTCAGCAGCTATCACAAGTGGCGTGTATGATGCATACATTCGTATTGCAAGTGTCCGACCAATGGATGGTAGTGGTGCTCTAGCAGGTATTTATAAAATTTATGACGAAGTAGATCCTGCGACAGACCAGACAGCACAAAAAGAGCGTGATGAAAAACGTGAGGTTGCACAAGATCAAATGCAAGTGGTTTCTGAAATTGATAAACAAAATCAGGATAATAAAGACTATTCATCAGAAAATCTTTTAGTGATGTTAGCAGATATTCAAATGGAATTACAAAAAATTAATAAGAAATTAAGTGAGATGTCTGATGAGCAAAAGAAACAAGAAGTAACTAATGTAGTGGATGAACAAATCGAAAAAAATGGGTTAAAAGAGGCTATTACGCCTGAATTGAAAACACAAGTAGTTAATAATATGGTGAACTTTACCAATACAAGTGCTATTACAGATACTGAATTAACCAGTCAATTATCTGGCTTTAAAGATGATCTTGTTAAAAATGGTAAAGAATTTAAAGATAGTTTATTGTCAGAAGAAAATGTTGAAAAAGCAAAAGGTTTTTGGCAAAAAATAAAAGACTTTTTCTCTAATCTATTTAAATCTTAA
- a CDS encoding PASTA domain-containing protein: MSDFLSNFDNDNYKQTLNDKKSKKEEQLEEDAELEDDLSTDDLNGNNSALSEHEGKIRRKKKRKRKSQPIPNQSIVPIEEESLEDDIEIDPDYQSKQTKRKAVIGASVVGLLLIGYIIYYQVTRVSVPNFSDKTVVDAKNWASENRMKPKIEQEYSTKVETNGVISQSVAPNKKLKKGSNITFKVSEGANPKEKITLPDFEKMSKSEVEQWISKNKADNVSIIDEYNDKVDKGKFIKLEFTDKEVTKENYLRQDIANVYFSKGKEVFEKNISVPDFSKKSKSDVEDWAKKNDIKVDYKEVDSDKIEAGLVVSQTVDPDTKVAKQDSMSVSISVGKAVVVPNFANYSIEEAANATSDLQVMTKEAFSDSVPFGQLISQSIEAGKKLTGNDEKVVNVVYSSGRPYIKSFFGQLEGDIPKLIYDNFNSKGACVTYEVYYVDSDKEKGQIVNANAYNQYIATNAHLVFAISNGKYASLPSE, encoded by the coding sequence ATGTCTGACTTTCTATCAAATTTTGATAATGACAATTATAAACAAACATTAAATGATAAAAAAAGTAAAAAAGAGGAACAATTAGAAGAAGATGCAGAATTAGAGGACGATCTATCAACCGATGACCTTAATGGAAATAATTCAGCCCTTTCAGAACATGAAGGAAAAATAAGACGGAAAAAAAAGAGAAAAAGAAAGAGCCAACCTATTCCTAACCAATCTATTGTTCCAATAGAGGAAGAATCACTTGAAGATGATATTGAAATCGATCCAGATTATCAGAGCAAACAAACTAAACGCAAAGCGGTGATTGGGGCTTCGGTTGTTGGTTTACTACTCATTGGTTATATTATTTATTACCAGGTGACACGTGTGAGTGTTCCTAATTTTTCTGATAAAACGGTTGTTGATGCTAAAAACTGGGCATCAGAAAATAGAATGAAGCCAAAAATCGAACAGGAGTATTCTACCAAAGTCGAAACAAATGGTGTGATTAGTCAATCTGTCGCACCAAATAAGAAATTAAAAAAAGGGTCTAATATCACCTTCAAAGTCAGTGAAGGGGCTAATCCCAAAGAAAAAATCACGTTACCTGATTTTGAAAAAATGTCTAAATCAGAAGTTGAACAATGGATAAGTAAAAATAAAGCGGATAATGTTTCCATTATTGATGAATACAATGACAAAGTTGACAAAGGTAAGTTTATTAAGCTTGAATTTACAGACAAAGAAGTAACTAAGGAAAATTATTTACGACAAGATATCGCGAATGTTTATTTTTCTAAAGGAAAAGAAGTGTTTGAAAAAAATATTTCAGTCCCAGATTTTAGTAAGAAATCTAAAAGTGATGTAGAAGATTGGGCTAAGAAAAACGATATTAAAGTTGATTATAAAGAAGTGGACTCTGATAAAATTGAGGCTGGATTAGTTGTCTCTCAAACAGTAGATCCTGATACTAAGGTAGCTAAACAAGATTCTATGAGTGTTTCTATCTCTGTTGGAAAAGCTGTCGTTGTGCCTAATTTTGCTAACTATTCAATTGAAGAAGCAGCCAATGCAACAAGTGATTTACAAGTTATGACGAAAGAAGCTTTTTCTGACAGTGTTCCTTTTGGTCAATTGATTTCTCAGTCTATTGAAGCCGGAAAAAAATTAACGGGAAATGATGAAAAAGTCGTCAATGTTGTTTATTCTTCTGGACGACCATATATTAAATCATTCTTCGGTCAATTAGAAGGGGATATCCCTAAATTAATTTATGATAACTTTAATTCAAAAGGGGCTTGTGTCACTTATGAAGTCTATTATGTGGATTCAGATAAAGAAAAAGGCCAAATTGTTAATGCAAATGCTTATAATCAATATATCGCAACAAACGCTCATTTAGTATTTGCGATTAGTAATGGAAAATATGCATCCTTGCCAAGCGAGTGA
- a CDS encoding efflux RND transporter periplasmic adaptor subunit produces MSKKKKVVIGSLIGLAIIGVVGFKVFSSKGTPVETANEPNVEFFTVENVEQVFINGVVTPVMSKEFTKDTTLGKLGDLNVKNGDNVTKDTVLYQYLDETTDSQIRELKFQIESTQAERDKAARQMQLELNELNNTPTSDSGEAQQAPVSKESVELKYDLGSYDIKMNQLQTQINELSEKQVNKVVAPFDGQVIIPQDQNRDSAILTLSSTDFYVEGSVNEKDLEKVKEKQSADVRTVSDNKLYKGEVTYVSNIPNTQQASEGGAATSSNSLSNYTVKLSLKDAKEIRKGFHVQASIKLNDKKIEIPKEAVKVDDKTKEVYVLVDDFGTIAKRVVETTDQGASKDKVIVNSGLEGLDRVIVSSDTPLTVGEPTPGGHNSTEGGDK; encoded by the coding sequence ATGTCGAAAAAGAAAAAGGTTGTTATTGGGAGTTTGATTGGGTTAGCTATTATTGGGGTTGTAGGATTTAAAGTATTTTCTTCTAAAGGTACACCTGTAGAAACAGCTAATGAACCAAACGTTGAGTTCTTTACGGTTGAAAATGTCGAACAGGTCTTTATCAATGGGGTTGTGACGCCAGTCATGTCAAAAGAATTTACGAAAGATACCACACTTGGAAAACTTGGTGATTTAAATGTTAAAAATGGTGATAATGTGACAAAAGATACAGTGCTTTATCAGTATTTAGATGAAACAACCGATTCTCAAATTAGGGAACTTAAATTTCAAATTGAATCCACGCAAGCAGAGCGTGATAAAGCAGCTAGACAAATGCAATTAGAATTAAATGAATTAAATAATACACCAACAAGTGATTCTGGTGAAGCACAACAAGCACCTGTCTCAAAAGAAAGTGTTGAATTAAAATATGATTTAGGTAGTTATGATATTAAAATGAATCAATTGCAAACACAAATTAATGAATTAAGCGAAAAACAAGTGAATAAAGTAGTAGCACCGTTTGATGGTCAAGTGATTATTCCTCAAGATCAAAATCGAGATAGTGCCATTTTAACGTTATCATCAACCGATTTTTATGTTGAAGGAAGCGTAAATGAAAAAGATTTAGAAAAAGTAAAAGAAAAACAATCTGCAGACGTTAGAACAGTTTCCGATAACAAATTGTATAAAGGTGAAGTGACCTATGTGTCAAATATTCCTAATACACAACAAGCGTCAGAAGGTGGTGCTGCTACAAGTAGTAACTCATTATCTAATTATACAGTGAAATTAAGTTTGAAAGACGCTAAGGAAATTCGTAAAGGGTTTCATGTTCAAGCTTCTATCAAGTTAAATGATAAAAAAATTGAAATACCAAAAGAAGCAGTTAAAGTAGATGATAAAACAAAAGAAGTTTATGTATTAGTTGATGACTTTGGTACTATTGCTAAACGAGTGGTTGAGACAACCGATCAAGGGGCTTCAAAGGATAAGGTAATTGTTAATAGTGGTTTAGAAGGATTGGATCGTGTGATTGTGTCCTCTGATACACCACTAACAGTAGGTGAACCAACTCCTGGAGGTCATAATTCCACTGAAGGAGGAGATAAATAA
- the dnaG gene encoding DNA primase produces MPQLIPQELIDTVRQETNIVEVVENYVQLKKSGKNYLGLCPFHNEKTPSFTVAEDKQIFHCFGCGKGGNVFTFIQEVEGLSFPEAVGKLAEPLNLSLPTTSFSGVQQTPKNSTHQKLIEMHEHAKSFFHHILVNTEVGKDAMTYLEQRGISREYIDEFELGFAPDNRDILLKVMQKEFKDGLFDESGLFVERDDGTFMDRFFNRVMFPIKDAKGKTIGFSGRQMPTDQPDKDKKQPKYLNSPETEIFNKREVIYNFHLARPHIRKTNEVYLFEGFMDVMASYMSGVKNAVATMGTSLTEQQIHRLERVCEDVTICYDGDSAGINATNRAIELLTNNTAIGVQVVSLPNKLDPDDYRMTYGTDALENELLHHKKTVFQFKRVYLMQDFNLANESDVLAYLELVLKELAMIPSVIEKDFALTQLSEEFNLSKETLQLQLNQLIQDNKQQAFKPIIPRRPENIVPKTQEFRKIDVVEKAEMLLIFRVLSEKSTFQKMISQPNFSFVHDAYQELFQHIASFYELYGRVELADFINYLKEDNLRNLLITITMQNFSEQSNDREISDCLQVIEKASIQSKIKALKKQQQEVKQIGDSIKEMEVTLEIIQLQKELSNWG; encoded by the coding sequence ATGCCACAATTAATCCCTCAAGAATTAATTGATACAGTTAGACAAGAAACAAATATTGTTGAGGTCGTTGAAAACTATGTTCAATTAAAAAAATCTGGTAAAAATTATTTAGGCTTATGCCCATTTCACAATGAAAAAACACCGTCGTTTACCGTAGCAGAGGACAAACAAATCTTTCATTGCTTTGGATGTGGTAAGGGTGGAAATGTGTTTACTTTTATTCAAGAAGTAGAAGGATTATCATTTCCTGAGGCAGTTGGGAAACTAGCTGAACCACTAAATTTATCTTTGCCAACAACGTCATTTTCTGGTGTGCAACAAACACCAAAAAATAGTACGCATCAGAAATTAATTGAGATGCACGAACATGCTAAAAGTTTTTTTCACCATATTCTGGTAAACACAGAAGTTGGTAAAGATGCTATGACTTATTTGGAACAACGAGGTATCTCTCGAGAATATATTGATGAGTTTGAATTAGGCTTTGCTCCTGACAATCGAGACATTTTATTAAAAGTGATGCAAAAAGAATTTAAAGACGGTCTTTTTGATGAGTCAGGTTTATTTGTCGAAAGAGATGATGGCACGTTTATGGACCGGTTTTTTAATCGAGTCATGTTTCCAATAAAGGATGCTAAAGGCAAAACAATTGGTTTTTCAGGTAGGCAGATGCCAACAGATCAACCAGATAAGGATAAAAAGCAGCCTAAATACCTTAATAGTCCTGAAACGGAGATATTTAACAAGCGAGAAGTGATTTATAATTTTCATTTAGCTAGACCTCATATTAGAAAAACAAATGAGGTTTATTTATTTGAAGGATTTATGGATGTTATGGCGTCTTATATGTCTGGTGTTAAAAATGCTGTAGCGACTATGGGAACAAGTTTAACCGAGCAGCAAATTCATCGATTAGAGCGTGTGTGTGAAGATGTGACGATTTGTTATGATGGTGATTCAGCCGGCATCAATGCGACTAATCGGGCGATTGAATTATTGACAAACAATACCGCAATCGGTGTTCAGGTAGTCAGTTTACCTAATAAACTAGATCCAGATGATTATCGGATGACGTATGGAACAGATGCCTTAGAAAACGAATTACTACACCATAAAAAAACTGTGTTTCAGTTTAAACGTGTTTATTTGATGCAAGATTTTAATTTGGCAAACGAATCAGATGTTTTAGCTTATCTAGAGCTTGTATTAAAAGAGTTAGCTATGATTCCATCTGTTATTGAAAAAGATTTTGCTTTAACACAACTATCAGAAGAATTTAACCTTTCTAAAGAGACGTTACAACTTCAATTAAATCAATTAATACAAGATAATAAGCAGCAAGCTTTTAAACCGATCATACCTAGAAGGCCAGAAAACATCGTTCCTAAAACACAGGAATTTAGAAAAATAGATGTGGTTGAAAAAGCCGAAATGTTATTAATATTTCGTGTGTTAAGTGAAAAGTCAACATTTCAAAAAATGATCAGTCAGCCTAACTTTTCATTTGTTCATGATGCCTATCAGGAATTATTTCAACATATAGCAAGTTTTTATGAATTGTATGGCAGAGTTGAATTGGCAGATTTTATTAATTATTTAAAAGAAGACAATTTACGTAATTTATTAATTACTATTACCATGCAAAATTTTAGTGAACAAAGTAATGACCGAGAGATTAGTGATTGTTTACAAGTGATAGAAAAAGCGAGTATTCAGTCTAAAATAAAAGCTTTAAAGAAACAGCAACAAGAGGTCAAACAGATAGGTGATTCTATCAAAGAAATGGAAGTAACATTAGAAATTATCCAATTGCAAAAAGAATTAAGTAATTGGGGATAA
- a CDS encoding cation-translocating P-type ATPase yields the protein MTMNEKGLTQEEVNQRISQGQVNDYVSDTSKSNKDIIYDNVFTLFNLLNVVIAICLALVGAYSNMFFMAIIILNVVIGVSQEIRAKNLVSQLSIVNEENVEVFRDNQKIGIPTTELVLDDVVILSAGQQVPSDMEILSGNVEVNESLLTGEADLIKKSAASQLMSGSYVTSGQCVAKVVHVGKDNYAIKIAEEAKIHKPVTSELVESIRKVAKFTSYIIIPLGMILFLEAYFLRQSDLKLSVVSSAAALLGMLPKGMVLLISIALATGVVKLTKKKVLVQDMHSIETLAHVDVLCLDKTGTITQGNMMVSEVIDVNPSLKEINTTNLMENYINATDDNNLTMQALRSYYQTSTNLNVLDTLAFSSDRKWGAVLFEGVGCVYLGAPERLVPEDKLPQEIYQAQAQGSRVLLLGIDQSATQLTDTVGNVEALSVLIIEDAIRENAEQTLAYLDSEGVALKVISGDNPITVSNVARRAGLNHYEEYIDLSTIETEEEVKAIVDDYTVFGRVSPQQKKWLVEALRQKDHIVAMTGDGVNDILAMKEADCSIAMAEGDNATRQMANLVLLNSDFTTLPDVLFEGRRVVNNVTKVASIFFIKTIYSFILSIICMVAAIGFPFIPIQITLLDLAIEGYPTFFLSFESDKRKITTKFLPTALRRALPNALLVVINMLVIYFVSPKLGITGIDQTTLMYYMLIAVSAMAVIKACLPFNPLRLFLAVTTTVGTFVAAMLFTSLLEITWLNATTLPVFVVLVICSIIGKLILDKLITGKMGSFN from the coding sequence ATGACAATGAATGAAAAAGGATTGACCCAAGAGGAAGTTAATCAGCGTATTAGTCAGGGACAAGTGAATGACTATGTTTCTGATACATCAAAAAGTAACAAAGACATTATTTATGATAATGTTTTTACCTTATTTAATTTATTAAATGTTGTGATTGCTATTTGTTTAGCTTTAGTTGGGGCTTATAGCAATATGTTTTTTATGGCGATTATTATCTTAAATGTGGTCATTGGGGTATCACAAGAAATTCGAGCGAAAAATCTTGTGTCACAGTTATCGATTGTGAACGAAGAAAACGTTGAAGTCTTTCGCGACAATCAAAAAATAGGAATTCCCACCACTGAATTAGTATTAGATGATGTGGTTATTTTATCTGCAGGGCAACAAGTTCCTTCTGATATGGAAATTTTGTCTGGAAATGTTGAGGTGAATGAATCGTTATTAACAGGTGAGGCTGATTTAATCAAAAAATCGGCTGCAAGCCAACTTATGTCAGGAAGCTATGTCACAAGTGGTCAATGTGTGGCTAAAGTGGTTCACGTTGGAAAAGATAATTATGCCATCAAAATTGCTGAAGAAGCTAAAATTCATAAACCTGTTACTTCTGAATTAGTTGAATCCATCAGAAAAGTAGCAAAATTTACCAGTTATATTATCATTCCTTTGGGCATGATTTTGTTTTTAGAAGCGTATTTTTTAAGACAAAGTGATTTGAAATTATCTGTGGTGTCCTCTGCCGCTGCCTTATTAGGTATGCTGCCAAAAGGAATGGTGTTATTAATTAGTATTGCCTTAGCAACAGGTGTGGTAAAACTAACAAAGAAAAAAGTATTAGTTCAAGACATGCACTCAATTGAAACATTAGCACATGTGGACGTGTTATGTTTAGATAAAACTGGTACGATTACTCAAGGAAACATGATGGTGTCAGAAGTGATTGATGTCAATCCATCATTAAAAGAAATAAACACAACAAATTTAATGGAAAACTATATTAATGCGACAGATGATAATAATTTGACCATGCAAGCCTTGCGTTCTTATTATCAAACTTCAACTAATTTAAATGTATTAGATACTTTAGCGTTCTCATCAGATAGAAAATGGGGAGCGGTATTGTTTGAAGGTGTGGGATGTGTGTATCTTGGAGCACCAGAACGTTTAGTGCCAGAAGATAAATTACCACAAGAAATTTATCAAGCACAGGCACAAGGTAGTCGAGTCCTTCTTTTAGGTATCGATCAATCAGCCACTCAGCTAACTGATACAGTAGGAAATGTTGAAGCATTATCTGTCTTAATTATTGAAGATGCTATTCGAGAAAATGCAGAACAAACGTTGGCTTATTTAGACAGTGAAGGGGTTGCGTTAAAAGTTATTTCTGGTGACAATCCAATTACTGTATCAAATGTAGCAAGACGTGCCGGTCTAAATCACTATGAGGAATATATTGATTTATCAACGATTGAAACAGAAGAAGAGGTCAAAGCTATTGTTGATGACTATACTGTGTTTGGTCGAGTGAGTCCACAACAGAAAAAATGGTTAGTCGAAGCACTAAGACAAAAAGACCATATTGTTGCTATGACGGGTGATGGTGTGAATGACATTCTAGCGATGAAAGAGGCAGACTGTAGTATTGCCATGGCTGAAGGGGATAATGCAACACGTCAAATGGCTAATTTGGTTTTATTAAATTCTGATTTTACTACCTTACCAGATGTGTTGTTTGAAGGTCGACGTGTGGTTAATAATGTGACAAAAGTTGCGAGTATCTTTTTTATTAAAACTATCTACTCATTTATCTTGTCCATTATTTGTATGGTAGCAGCAATTGGATTCCCATTTATTCCGATTCAAATTACGTTGCTTGATTTAGCAATAGAAGGCTATCCTACGTTCTTCTTATCATTTGAATCTGACAAACGTAAAATTACCACAAAATTTTTACCAACTGCTCTACGACGAGCGTTGCCAAATGCACTATTAGTGGTCATTAATATGTTAGTAATCTATTTTGTTTCTCCAAAATTAGGCATTACAGGAATCGATCAAACAACATTAATGTATTACATGTTGATTGCTGTTAGTGCTATGGCAGTTATTAAGGCGTGTTTGCCATTTAATCCACTCAGATTATTTTTAGCGGTGACAACAACTGTTGGAACGTTTGTAGCGGCAATGCTATTTACATCATTATTAGAAATTACTTGGCTAAATGCTACTACATTACCTGTTTTTGTTGTGCTTGTTATTTGTTCGATTATTGGTAAGCTCATTTTAGATAAATTAATTACGGGTAAAATGGGATCTTTTAACTAA
- the rpoD gene encoding RNA polymerase sigma factor RpoD, producing the protein MEKDAAYKKEVTKFIKINRVRGSVFYDELTNKLATPYALDADDMDELIEKVEDAGISVVDEKGEPSEHSLRVAKKNQEPKKAKEKETEEDLIAPAGVKINDPVRMYLKEIGRVSLLTADEEVALALRIKEGDPEAKQELAEANLRLVVSIAKRYVGRGMQFLDLIQEGNMGLMKAVEKFDHEKGFKFSTYATWWIRQAITRAIADQARTIRIPVHMVETINKLIRIQRQLLQDLGREPTPEEIGAEMDLPPEKVREILKIAQEPVSLETPIGEEDDSHLGDFIEDQEATSPAEHAAYELLKEQLESVLDTLTDREENVLRLRFGLDDGRTRTLEEVGKVFGVTRERIRQIEAKALRKLRHPSRSKQLKDFLE; encoded by the coding sequence ATGGAAAAAGATGCAGCATACAAAAAAGAAGTAACCAAGTTCATCAAAATAAATCGAGTTAGAGGTTCAGTATTTTATGATGAATTAACCAATAAATTAGCTACTCCTTATGCATTAGATGCTGACGATATGGATGAATTGATTGAAAAAGTTGAAGACGCAGGTATTAGCGTTGTGGATGAAAAGGGCGAACCAAGTGAACACAGTTTACGTGTCGCTAAGAAAAATCAAGAACCTAAGAAAGCAAAAGAAAAAGAAACAGAAGAAGATTTAATTGCGCCAGCTGGTGTAAAAATCAATGATCCAGTTCGTATGTACTTAAAAGAAATCGGTCGTGTCTCACTTCTTACAGCTGATGAGGAAGTTGCTTTAGCGCTACGTATTAAAGAAGGCGACCCTGAAGCAAAACAAGAATTAGCTGAAGCTAACTTACGTTTAGTGGTTAGTATTGCAAAACGTTACGTTGGTCGTGGAATGCAATTTCTTGATTTAATCCAAGAAGGGAACATGGGATTAATGAAGGCAGTTGAAAAGTTTGACCACGAAAAAGGGTTTAAGTTTTCTACTTATGCGACTTGGTGGATTCGTCAAGCAATTACGCGTGCGATTGCCGATCAAGCAAGAACGATTCGTATTCCAGTTCATATGGTTGAAACAATTAACAAATTAATTCGTATCCAACGTCAATTACTACAAGACTTAGGACGCGAACCAACACCAGAAGAAATTGGAGCAGAGATGGATTTGCCACCTGAAAAAGTACGTGAAATCTTAAAAATTGCTCAAGAGCCAGTGTCACTTGAAACACCAATTGGGGAAGAAGATGACTCTCATTTAGGTGATTTCATTGAAGACCAAGAAGCCACTAGTCCTGCAGAGCACGCAGCTTATGAATTATTAAAAGAACAGTTGGAAAGTGTATTAGATACATTAACAGATAGAGAAGAAAATGTTTTACGTCTACGTTTTGGTTTAGATGATGGACGCACTCGTACATTAGAAGAAGTCGGAAAAGTATTTGGTGTGACTCGTGAGAGAATTCGTCAGATTGAAGCAAAAGCGTTAAGAAAATTACGCCATCCTTCTCGTTCTAAACAATTAAAAGACTTTTTAGAATAA
- a CDS encoding ABC transporter ATP-binding protein, giving the protein MSILKASKLNYYYQDGDTRRFILKNTNVSFEKGQFYSIVGQSGSGKTTFLSLLAGLDKPQGGRIFYEKKNIEKIGYDEYRRDYISIIFQHYNLIPYLTAVENVLVSMAITDNKLPEDEEKVAMNLLDYMGISNDKAKRLVTQLSGGEQQRVAIARALATNVDVILADEPTGNLDEEMEQEIVEIFKMLAHKHNKCVIVVTHSPEIALQSDHSYLLRKGVLKENV; this is encoded by the coding sequence ATGTCAATATTAAAAGCAAGTAAATTAAATTACTATTATCAAGATGGTGATACACGGCGCTTTATTTTAAAAAATACGAATGTCTCCTTTGAAAAAGGTCAATTTTACAGCATTGTAGGGCAATCTGGTTCTGGTAAGACAACCTTTTTATCTCTTTTAGCCGGATTGGATAAACCACAGGGAGGACGTATTTTTTATGAGAAAAAAAATATAGAAAAAATAGGTTATGATGAGTATCGTCGTGACTATATTAGTATTATCTTCCAACATTATAATTTAATTCCCTATTTAACAGCAGTTGAAAATGTGCTGGTTTCAATGGCAATAACGGATAATAAATTGCCAGAAGATGAGGAAAAAGTGGCTATGAATCTCTTGGATTACATGGGGATATCAAATGATAAAGCCAAACGATTGGTGACACAGTTGTCAGGTGGCGAACAACAGCGTGTGGCAATTGCTAGAGCGTTGGCAACAAACGTTGATGTTATTTTAGCTGATGAACCAACTGGTAATTTAGACGAAGAGATGGAACAAGAGATTGTGGAAATATTTAAAATGCTTGCTCACAAACATAATAAATGCGTGATTGTAGTTACTCACTCGCCGGAAATAGCATTGCAATCAGATCATTCCTATCTTCTTAGAAAAGGAGTTTTAAAAGAGAATGTCTGA